gggacGTGTGGGGCAAAGCGCTCTCTGTAGGGTGTGGGGACGCCCACGATGGGGCGCAACGatgtggggtgggctgggagggcagcacTGAGATGCGGGGGTTGGGGATGCGTGGAGAGGAGCCGCTAGATGGGGCTGCcaggctgggaggaggaggaggaggaggacgaggacgAGGAAGGCTGCCCTATAGCCATGCAAGGAAGCGTCCCATAAGCGCCCATATAACAAACCCAAGCCCCCCCCCTTACCTTCTGCACCCTTTCCATTCAGCTGTGCGCCGGGGGGGCTGCGTCAGTCACAGGGTCCTGCAAGGGGAGCAAAGATTTTGGGGTGAGCACCCCTGCATCCCAACACCCATCCGTGGGTGGGGTAACCCCATTGGGaagaggggctgtggggccgcTCTGGGGTGCAGGGGATGCGattgggggagggggaggtcGGGACCCCCCCACTCACCGCTGTGTCTGTGGGTCCGCATCCCTCTGGGCGCTGCGCGGGCGCTGGGCTgcgggtgctgctgctgcaatggatccaaagggggggggggggaaaggggggggaagggggggtgaGCGGGGTCCGAACGCGGGGCTGTGGGTACGGGGATGCTGACGAGGGCTGAAGAGGAGCAGAGCCCGTGGATGAACGGGGCCCTTTTGTCACCGCGCTCCAGaaggctccagcagcagcaggggggGTTCCCAGCCCACAACGGGGCCAACAATGGAGAAAGTTCCCCcattttcctcccagcttcCCCCTATGGGGTGGGAGAGCAGCGGGGAAAACACCTCGTGCCGGGAATAACCCCGTGCCGGGCTGGAGGCCCCAAACCTACAGCCCCCACAGCGCAAAATCCCgcaccccaaagcccccacgGTGGGGctgccccaaaaccccacagcccaAAGCCCCCACGGTGCGGTCTGTAGGGGAAGGGGGGGTGCAGGAAGCAGAGGGATGAGGAAAGCAatataacccccccccctcccaggaTAGGGGATGTTATCTATGGGGCACACGGAGCTGCCACCCCACAGCAACCCCCCCAATGCCCGCAGGTGGTTGGCGATAAGGGGTGGCCGTGGTTCGGGGCCAGGAGTGGGGTTAGGGTGCACAGCGCTGGGGGGGGCACACtgagggtgctgctggggggggggacagacagacgggcagggggatggatggatggatggacagacggacggacCGCGTaagggggggggacggggggggggggcgttggTGTGACGCAGAGGtgttgccccccccccccacccccccccgaccccaacACGGGGAAATCCGGATTTGACATTTCACAGCCGCCAAAGCCATCAGCACTCAGCGCCGGGCAAAGCGCCAGGCTcagcaccccccccccgccccaaagcagcaggaagagccCCCCCTCCCTACGAGAGCCCCCCCAGGAGGAACACCACAGCCTTCCCCCCCCATAGCTCAGCACACACCGCCGTTTCCACGCTCGCCCCGCGGCTCCCGGCATTGGGGACGGGGGGGGCGCACAGCGGGGTCAGAAGTTCCCCACGCAGCCGCTTCCCGACATCCGGCACTTCCCATTCCCCCCCAGCACGGAACAAACACCCCCCCcaccatcccccccccccacctcgaGGTGCCGCCGGGGCAGCAACTCGATCGCGGCTCACGGGTGTCcgattccccccccccactcagCCCCGTCCCTTCCGCACCATCCCCAGGGGTGGGAGCCGCGCCCGGGGGGCACCGCgggcctcagtttccccatcctgtgtgggggggggggggaggtgacagcccacccccccccgcAAAGGGGACATCCCCCCTCCTCAGCCCCTCCGtgctcccacctccccccaaCGAGCCCCAAACTCAGGGGTGGCACCGCACCATCCCGGCCCCCACAAAGCCCTAAATTCGGGATTTGGGGGTcgtgtgacccccccccccccccccgcacccccccggCCCCGATGGCCACGCCGCAGCCCGGGCTCACGTGGCACCTAATCCGGGCTTAGGGTGGGATTAAGGCGCTCATCCCGCACGCGGAGGGGCCCGCAGGGACCGGGCAGAGGTGGGGACGCCCCCCATCCCGGCGCACCCCGACCTCCCGGCGCCGTGCGACGCCCCACAGCGCTGCGGGCACCACGAGGCCGTCGCTATGGGGCGGCCCCCCGgcgggggtgggatggggtgaggtGGCAGCTGGCGGCCCCGCTCTGAGCAGGCTTAGCCCTGCATGACCAGCGACCCCGAACGCCCACGGCCCCACAGCGCGCTCGGGGTGGGGGAAAGCCCCATAGCGTGCCCCAAAGCGAGATCCCGAGTGCCATATCCACACCGCgctgcagtgcagggagcaTCGATCCCCCTTTCCCCCAAAGCAGGGCTGAGACCCCACAAACTCACTGCGCCGGTGTGGTTGGGAGCATCGGTGCCGATGGCcccaagggggggggggggggggctgtggtgtccccaggggatgggggggtcccCAAGGAAGGGGGTCGGGAAGCCCGAAGGAGTGGGGCAAGGAGGTCCCCTGGGGTCCCGGGGGTGAAACAGGTGGAGGCGCAGCCCCGGCAGAGCCACTGTGCtttgggggttgggggggggggggttggggggtgcACCCCCACGTCTCCATGACCCCACATTCCCTCCATGGGTCACCGCCCACGCCGTctctttgcccccccccccgcccagcCCTGAGCGCGGGGCTACGCCCGAGCACAGCAGCGCACTACAGCTCCCcccaaggaaaaataaaggacgAAAAGCAGAgctgcgcccccccccccccctcacttctccccccccccctttcctacctcccccccccaccccaaagaCCACAACAAACAACAGCACGAGCGCGGCAGCCGCGAACGAACGCAATTAACGGAACCACCGCAGCGACGCCACTCACCTAACGCACACCTCCGgcctgcggggcgggggggggagggtgggaaaaggggggggagcGGCCCACCCTGCTGCAaaactccccccccccgccgctcTGCAAcccccccctcttcccccccccccgccctgcGCTCCTGGGGCCGCGTATCGCGCAACGCCGGGAGCGGCCGCACAGAGATAAGagcgcggtgcggtgcggggggggggcggtgcggGGGGGGGCAGCGCTGCTGCTGGCTCAGTCGCTTTCGGAACAAGAGGAGAATTAGGCGGCATCATGACGAAGCAGTATTGGCGCATCCCCGGCACAAAGAGGGAGGGGACGGAGCGCTGCGTCGCCCTCCGGTGCACGATtcagcggggggggggggcggcgggatggggggaagggggaaaatggggggggtCTGCACCCCGCAATGCAAAATGGGGAGGGCGGGTCGCTGCTCCCCAGCGTCGCCCTGATGCAAAATGCGGGTGAGGGTCGGTGCACGCCAGAGCTGGGGGGGtcagcaccccccccccccatcgatccgggttttggggggggttggggaggggaAGGCACAGAGGATTTCCAGCTGCGGGGCCcaaagcagagagctgggggggctgtgctgcaccccccccccccccgccaccgACCTCTGCTGCCCCACCCTGCGTGCAGCACAGAGCCGGGCAATGCGAGAGCACACCCTCTGCACCTCAAATcctgcgccccccccccccctccgtgcCCCCCCAGCGCTGGGATCCGGCACGGAACGCAGCACGGCGCCATTGGGGCTGCACCGGTGCTGCAGCGCGGGGACTTCAGGGCTGCTCCCGGCGCCCTGCAGGGGATGCACGgtgacagagctgctgctgctgcgcgGCCTCTCCATGCAGCTGCACTCAGcgctgcctcagtttccccccgGGCTCAAAGGAGACCCTCGGGATGGATGCAGGAGGGGCTGCGTGGGTGGGGATGTGCACGGATGCATGCATGGTGCTGCACCCATGGGGATGCATGCATGAGGCTGCATGCGCCAGGGCTGTACGCTCACACAGGGGTGCAtacacggggggggggggggggctgcacgTGTGAGGACGCACACACGGCTGCgtgcaaagagctgcagctggCGCTGCACACACAGAGATGCACCCCTGGGGCCGCACAGCCGGGGATGCTCACGCAGGGATGCATTCGTGCACCCTCTCCTTCCGAGGCCACCGAAGCTCACAgaccgaccccccccccccctcccacccacagccccgCAGTGCCggcgcgccccccgccccccccccaggcccatTCCCACCAGCAGCCCGGCCCGCAGCCGCCTCCCCCCGTTCTAACCCAGTTTCTCAAGCGTGAAAACGACCGCAGCAGCTGCCCGGCACCTCCCGCGCACCACCGGCTCCAGCTGCGGGCTCAGCACCGCGGCAGCAACACAGCaacgccccccctcccccatccccccccccctccccatccagATGCTGTGCATCCACCAAAACAACGCACGGATGCGTTCCCAACAGCCCCCGTGGGGTCACCCCGCATCCCTGCCGTGCCCTTCAGAGCCGGGCCCCGgcgatgggggggggggggggtcgggaaTGAGAtgggggggcgcggggccgtACCTTCAGTGCAGAGCGGGACCCCCCGCGCGCCGCTCCGCCCGTCCGCCGGGTGCCATCCCCGCGCCCCGCATCCCTCCCCTGCGCAGCACCGCGTTGCTACAGCGACCGCCTCCCGCCGCAACCGGCTGCAGCCGAGCGCTGAGGGTGTGCGGGAGCCGCCTGCGGCCTcgcgggaggaggaggaggaggaggtggaggaagaggaggaggaggatgcgACGCCTGCAGCCCGGCTGTGCTGCGGCCGCCCCCTGCCCCAAGCGCTGCTCTGGTGGGGTGGGGTCGcagggggcagccccggggGCGGGGTACCCCGCGGGGACCCCCCGGGTGTTGGGTACCCGCTGGTTCCAGGGACCCCGGAGTGATGGGGACCCCTCTGGGTACCCTTTGGTGTTGGGgagccctatggggtctcagtaTCCCCGGGTGTTGGATACCCGCTGGATCCAGGGACCCCTGAGCGATGGGCATCCCTGGGGGATGGGGACCCCTTTGGGGACCCCTTGGTGTTGGGgagccctatggggtctcagtatccctcagtgccagggaCTCCGTGGCACTGGGAAACCCCGGGACCCCTTTGGGGACGGGGGACCCTTTGGCACCGTGCATCCCTCTATGATGCAAAACCTCCCCGTGGCACTGGGAGACCCCCTATGGGAGGTACCCCCCCCGGGCACCGGGACCCCTTGGCAATGGGTACCCACAGTTCCAGGCAGCCCGTGCCACACTGTGCCCCCCCTGGGGGCCGGGTGCCCCCTCCGGGCACCCCTCGATGCGGGGTACCCCCCACTAATGGGTACACCTGCGCTCCTGGGCACCCCCAGTTCCAGACACCCCTGATTTTGGGTACCCCCCCACACGAGGATGCTGATGTGGGCCGAGCACTGCACCCCGGATGcactccccctcctccccccccataGGGGTGGCTCTGGGATGCCCTCCAGAGCACTTTCTCTCCCCaaacccccaccccaaacccccatctCTCACCTCAATGCATAagaaaggagcagggagggTTTGCCATCCCCGGCCATAATTAAGGACTCACCCTTCCGAGCCCCTTCAGTCCGGGGGGGGGTcgagaagagaaaggaggaaggggaaaaccCTAAaaggaaatggggggggggggggggcatagGGGGCGATGGGTACCGCTGCGATGCTCCGTCCGATGGGGTGAAGGACCGAACCGCGCCGGGAgcgcagggatggggggggggggggagggaaggacggacggacagacagacaaacagaCAGACAAACATGGGATGTCCCGGACTGGGGTAGAGGAGAGGCGGCTTTGATTGGCACCGCGGTTCCCACATCCAAAGGACGACGCCTAACATTGACTGGAAGGAAACAGCGGAGCAATTAAAAGGCGTTAAttaccgggggggggggggagggggggctgagCGCATCTCTGAGCCCATCTCTGAGCCCCGGTGGCACCGCAGCAGCTGttggtttttgggggggtggggaggggtcCGTGGGGTTCCATGGCCGGACAGACAGCCGCAGCCCTACACGTGTTGGGTCCTTGCACACCTCGAGAccacggggagggggggggggggtttgggggggtctcAGCCCGTGGGAGGGGCAGAGGTGAAAGTGTGAGGCAGTGGATGTGGGGTACCATGGGGTGCTCCGATGGGACCCCAGCGGCCATACCCAGCGctccccatagggacacagagagGGACCCACCGGGTGACCCCATGGATgccccacagcagtgctgctgtgcaccattccccccccccccccccccccaaaaaaaaacccctacaAAGCTCAGAgattatggggggggggggggggggggtcaagGAGCCCCATGGAGAGGGGCTGCCCTATAGCACAGCTATGGGGGGGGGCTGCACATGGGGCAGCAGTATAGGACTGCTCGCAGCTGTGCAATAAGGACACCACGGGATGGATGCAGCGCTAATTAATGAGACTAATTAgcctccccccctccctgctgctttcccacctCCAGGGCAGGAATGCAAACCCAGTGGTCTCACAGTGTAAAGTGCCATCACCTCCCAAtaacccccccatcccacatGTGGGATGACCCCACAGCTGTCATCACCCCCCCATGTGCCCCCCCCAGGCTGGGGCAGAGGGTCCTGAGCAGCCATCATCCCACtggtggggtgggggcagccctAAAGGAGTGcctttggggctgggggggcccTCTTAAGGCCAATGagtggcacagcactgccccccATGCTGCAGACCCCCCCCCATGCCTGCCCCCCAGCCAGCTCAATGGGTTGGGATGTTCCCTGTGGCACTTAGCACCCCACATAGGACATAATGAGGGGGGGGTTGATGGAGGACCCCCTCACCCCAAACAGAGCCCAGGATGGGGGACAAacctgaacccccccccccccccccccccaagcacAGAGAGCCCCCATTGCAAAACAGAGCCTTTATTGGGGGAAGAAGAGCAGATTTCTGATCTCTCCTGCAGCAAAACCTGCAAGGAAAAGGGGAGAGGGCCTCACAGATGGGCACCCCACaatgtggggctatggggcacggggggggcgggggggggggtgacatCCTACCTGGTGAGCACCCATTGCAGCTCATTTCCtcgctgctgccttcctgccacGGCCGCCTCCTCGGCCCTATGGggaacagggaagaaaaagggggCACAGCATCACAGCCAACCCATGGCAGCAAAGCACtgggggggaatgggatgggatggggggtgcAGCCCCTCACCTTGCTGGGCAGGGGCTCCTCGGGGGAGGCGTTGTTCCTGGGTGGGGAGAATGGGGggcggtggttatggggtgcggtggttatggggtgtcagcagggatggggtgggggggattcCATGTGCTGTACTCACAGCTCAGCCTCCTTCTCCAGTCGCCTCTTCTGTAGGGGGGGGCAAAAagagatggggggggagggctgTCAGGACCCCCCCCATAGAGAGGGGAGCGGTGGGGGGGCTCAGCGCAGGGTCGTGGTGGGGTACCTTGGCGGCGTGGCCCTTTTTGGCCACTTGGCCCCGGGGGGGCACCTCGGGggtctcctcctcttcttcctcctccgcctcctcttcctcctcctcctcctcctcccaggaCAGGTCGGGCACCACTatagggggaaggggggggaatAGAGGCCGTGGGGGGGGAGTCGCTATGGGGGAGGGGGTCGCGGGGGTGGGGGTCGCTATGGGGAGGGGGTCGCAGCCCCAGCGCTTACGGGACACGTGCTGCCCGCTGATGTACACCGGGCCGGACCCCGCGCGGAGCCGGAAAGTGACGGGCGGTGTCAGCTCCACTCCCACCAACGTGGCCTGGAACGCAAAGAGAAGACGCGGGGCAGCAGAGcggcccccccccaccccccccccccctccccccatcgGGGCTCACCATGGGCAGCACCGACGGTTTCAGCGTAGCCAACGGCACCGCGCCCTCCTCGGCCGGCACCACCTCCACCACGTGGAACTCATCCCGCGCCTTCTCGCCGAGGCAGATCTACGCAGAGAgcccccccataggaccccccaaccccatagaccccccccccccacaggacccccccaaccccagagaccccccccccccacaggacccccccaaccccagagaccccccccccaccctccccataggacccccccacccccacaggacccccccaacccctcccccatagggccccccccccacaggaccccccaccccctccccataggacccccttcaaccccataggaccccccccccccataggaccccccccacGGACGCACCGTGCGCAGCGCCAACTGCTGCTCGCACTGCCACTCCTCGGGCACCTGGAAGGTGTAGGAGCTCCGCTCGCTGCTCAGCTCACACCCTGCGTAcatcgggggggggggggtcagactgagacccccccccaaaaagcgTGCCTTAcaccggggcggggggggagctCACCCCAAATGAAGGACATGGGCTTCTCGGATTTGGTTTCAATGCTCTCCGTGAGGGACATCGCgcctgggctgggggggggggaaggggaggaagagcaCCGGGGGGGGGGCTCAGACTTATCCGAGACCCCCCCGCCCATACGTCGCGCTGTGGGCACAGCGCCGGGACTCACCCCGAGCAccgcagcagcaaagcagcattaCCCCCCCGCGCCCACCGGGCCGCTTATAGGGGCACGGAGCCCCCCCCGTTAATTGGTGCCCCTCCACCCGGCTCTCAGCGGGTGATCATTGCGTACACctgagccccccccccgccccacgtCTCCATTGCACTCcctgccccccccgcccccaacACAGCCATGTGCCACCCTCAGTCTCCGCCCCCCCACGCGCATGCGCACTCCCTCCGGCGTGGAgcgatggcggcggcggcgctggtggggtgggggggggggggtcggggggggggtttggtccgggctgtggggggctgtgggggggtgCGGGTCCCTGAGCcgcctctccccccccccccacctccgtAGGGTCCCGGTGAGGCCGCCGCGGCCGCTCACGCGTTATCGCTGCCGGCTGAGGCGTATGGGAACGATGTGAgtggggggcgcggggggggattgggggggtatggggggggggcagcaagAGGGGGGAGGGTACTGAGTGGAGCACGTGGGGGGCACATAggggggcgttggggggggTACCTGTGGGATACGGGGGGGGGCAGCAAGGGAGGTAGTGGGGGGGGTACAGTGGGATATAGAGGggagtttgggggggggggggaattagGGGGTATCAGGggagtgctggggggggggatggggttggggagtACTGAGGATAGGGGGGttctgggggtgggaggggtatgggggggtGCTGGGAATGGAGCAATactggggatatgggggtacgGGGGGTGGGAGCTGAGAAtgggggggtggtggggtgggggttattggggtgggggggttacTGGGGAGTGGGGGAGTTATGGGGGGGTGTACTGgggtgggggttatggggtggggggttatgggggtgtGTACTGggatgggggttatgggggggtgtACTGgggtgggggttatggggtgggggttatgggggggtgtACTGGGGTGGGGGTTATGGGCAGGTGTACTGgggtgggggttatggggtgggggttatGGGCAGGTGTACTGgggtgggggttatggggtgggggttatgggggggtgtACTGgggtgggggttatggggtgggggttatgggggggtgtACTGgggtgggggttatggggtgggggttatgggggggccCACTGACGCTGCGCTGTCCCCGCAGCCCAACGTGGAGATGCTGTGGGCGATGCGCGCCTCCCAGCACGCCGAGGTCTACTTCAATGTAAGGCTTCGTAGGGGCTGTGCCCCAAcctggggacccccccccataaaGAACGGGTGGGGCCGTATCTCCCGtgttgtgtcccccccccccatcccccacagCTCATCTCCTCGGTGGACCCCAAATTCCTGACGCTCACCAAAGTGGACGAGCAGATCTATGGGGAGTTCAGGAAGGCCTTTGGGGGGCTGCGGGTGGACGTGTTGGACCCCGAGGACCTCAAATCAGAGCCGGCGAAGGAGGTGGGTGCCGGGGGGGGTCTCACACACATCCCCACGCGTggatggggttgggggctgTGAGCCCCCCCcggcactgctgctcccacagaAGTGGCGGCCGTTCTGTCTGCAATTCGAGGGGGTGGTGGAGGACTTCAACTACGGCACTCTGCTGCGCCTGGACTGCCGGGGGGGGTACAGCCCCGAGAACACCATCTTCGGTACGGAGACCCCATCCGGGGGGCTGTTGGGTACCATCGTCCCCCCCCCTTTATCCACGGGCCCGGCTGGGTACCCCTATCCCCCATCTTTATCCATGGGGCAGTTGGGTACTGCTGCCCCCTGTCCTTTATCTGTGGGCCCAGTTGGGAACCAGCATCCCCCATCGTTACCCGTAGCACCGGTTGGGTACCACTGTCCCCTGTCCTTTATCCGTGGGCCCAGTTGGGTGCCAGCATCCCCCATCCTCATCCATGGGATCCGTTGGGTACCCGTATATCCCCCATCCTTTCTTATCCATGTTGGGTACCAGCATCCCCCATCATTATCTATGGGCCCAGTTGGGTACCAACGTTCCCCATCGTTATCCACGGGTGCCTCCCATCCTTTATCCATGGGATCAGTTGGGTATCGTTGTCCCCCATCCTTTACCTACAGCACCAGTTGGGTACCACCTCCCCCCGTCCTTCATCCATGGCCACAGATGGGTTCCAGTATCCCCCATCACCACCCAGTTGGCTACCAGTGCCCCCCGTCCTTTATCCATGGGCCCAGCTGGGTacccccccccttcacccctGAGCCGGGgctcccaccgccccccactgacgccccccctcccctcccagccaCCAGGATTCAGTTCTTCGCCATTGAGATCGCTCGCAACAGGGAGGGCCACAACAGCACCATCTacaacagcagccagcagcagcggGGGGACAGCAAATAAACCTCGTCAGCACCGCACCCGGAGTCGTTCTGTCTGTgacccccccccatatacctcccaccccccccacgtccccccccaGAGCAGTGGAGGCAGCTCAGTAGAAACCATTGAAGTTTATTTGCAGTCACAATGCTTACACTGTATGCAGCAAACACCCTTACAAGTCAACCAGCAATCGGCTCACGCGGAAAAGGACCCAACACGCAATCGCcggaggaaaggagggaggaaaaccaaccagaaacaaaaaggagggaaaagaaatgggaaggaaacgaagggaggaggggtgggaTGAGAACGGAGACCCTCAGGACGGAGCGGTgggggagctgagcagagggcgCACACCAATAGCAGCAACAACAGTGGGTAAAGTAGGAGGCCAACGcgtcccccccgcccccccccttCCTCTGTCAGCAGATTTCACATCCAGAACGTTCAGGTGGTGACTGAGAGAGACAAAACCCGAAGGAAAGGGGCTCTTTTTGCAGGGGGTGAACGCTCCACGCGGGGCAGTCCTTGCAGTGCCCcccaggctgtgctctgagggGCTGCGCCCACTGCGGTGTTCCTGCGGGGTGGGGGACCCCATTTCGGGGGGGGGCATTGCCAAAGCGGGCTGACATTGCTacaccggggggggggggggggaaggaaaggggggaCACCCACGAGCAAGCAGGATGGGAGCACACGGCATGGCTTCGAGATCCTAACGAGGAGGGCGGGACGGGAGGCCGTGAGCGCTTTGCTTTAAGGGCCTGAAGGAGAACAGAAGCGCACGGTGGGGCTCAGGGGACGCTTTTGGCTGTGGTTCGTTTTGTTTTCTGCccgtttgtttttgtttccttccctttctctctctctctctctctctctctctctctccctatGGTGGTCTCTCCCCCTCGCCCACCCGGCCCCTGCAGGCCGCGCTTCCTCACTCGCACACACCGCCCCTCGGCGCTGCACCGGGACCCTACGGAGAAACGTTTGCAAtcacactgcttttcttttctatttttctgtgtgtgtttcgtgtgggttttttttttttttttcctttttttttttttttaattttttttttcctttttttctctctttttttttttttcttaaacctcGAGTCAATATAAACCTTGTtcaaaatgtttatgaaaaaatGTACATGTTTTATACAAGGCGGGGCTGCAGCCGACGTGTGCGGGTCGGGGGCCGCCGTGTTGGCGCAGTGATTGCTGCCCTTCCACCCCCTCCCGTGGAAACAGAAGCACCCTGCCCCGCCGAGCAAcccctcctgctcccttcctCCCTATGGACGTGGAGCGCGGGGCCAAAGCAGCGCCGCAGCTCAGCCCCGGGGGAGAGCAGGGATTAGAAAACgccccttcttttctttccatcgGAAAACGGGAACCCCTCTGGGCCGGGCCAAAGAGATGCTGCgctgtgcaggaggagctgggagccGTCAGCTCATCATGTCGTTGCTGTTGACTCCGTAGGTGGAGTTCTTCATGGAGTCGTT
This DNA window, taken from Gallus gallus isolate bGalGal1 chromosome 22, bGalGal1.mat.broiler.GRCg7b, whole genome shotgun sequence, encodes the following:
- the NPM2 gene encoding nucleoplasmin-2; translated protein: MSLTESIETKSEKPMSFIWGCELSSERSSYTFQVPEEWQCEQQLALRTICLGEKARDEFHVVEVVPAEEGAVPLATLKPSVLPMATLVGVELTPPVTFRLRAGSGPVYISGQHVSLVPDLSWEEEEEEEEEAEEEEEEETPEVPPRGQVAKKGHAAKKRRLEKEAELNNASPEEPLPSKGRGGGRGRKAAARK
- the PBDC1 gene encoding protein PBDC1 encodes the protein MAAAALGPGEAAAAAHALSLPAEAYGNDPNVEMLWAMRASQHAEVYFNLISSVDPKFLTLTKVDEQIYGEFRKAFGGLRVDVLDPEDLKSEPAKEKWRPFCLQFEGVVEDFNYGTLLRLDCRGGYSPENTIFATRIQFFAIEIARNREGHNSTIYNSSQQQRGDSK